A stretch of the Dyella telluris genome encodes the following:
- the glnD gene encoding [protein-PII] uridylyltransferase, translating into MTVAPIVLPPLPRLPVAVPRSGVSSEARRALRQLLGDVDRALATAFRDGADATALAHRRSESVQRVVVHVWTACLGDVNDAALFAVGGFGRGLLFPHSDVDLLALVGPSEPARLRALEQCFATLWDIALKVGHAVRDLAQCRALAKQDASVFTSLLDARRLVGDPAMEEGLKAIVNDPAMWPPADYLAVRLAERDTRHARYNDTAYNLEPNIKDGPGGLRTLDALRWLGRRLAHAEDFDDMVAEGLLDPAEKDTLEQSEATLRRYRFALHLEAGRAEERLLFDYQRALAARLGFEDEHEKNLGVEQFMQGYYRAASQVERLGVQIAERFEEMLEPPSDPRAVGDDFIRYGKRLAVRDPDLFMRRPASLVEAFIARLGEPGITGFTAETMRRLHQASAVLDRTLADDPEVLAAFLRLLQLGAPAVEALWRMNRHGLLAAILPAFGKVFGRMQYDLFHVYTVDEHTLRVLRNVARFADAEAANDFPIACKIWPTLPKPELLLLAALFHDIAKGRGGDHSMLGEEEALAFGHRLGLPEEDIQLVAWLVRWHLLMSTTAQRQDITDPDVVNRFAETVGEPERLDYLYLLTIADIIGTSPKLWNGWKDRLLSDLYTATRYVLRSDDELPSDADARVRSCREQAQVLLEQEGFDADQYQRIWRGFPESSFLRHRPEQIAWQTAAIVRAKGETPLVEVHPKSVRGTTELFVYVPDRDGLFAAVTAMLDRLHFSVMEARILSSPTGMALDTFLLLEADTQQPATPERADELKQRLHRALSQPGHAHQPSRRSMSRHLKHFQATPKIAFSTVHGRTRLALVCSDRPGLLAAVAQGMMDAGVRVHDARIATFGERVEDFFLITDRHDAPLGIELQDRLLHALLDRLGPAKEKRA; encoded by the coding sequence ATGACTGTCGCTCCTATCGTGCTGCCTCCCTTGCCCCGCCTTCCCGTGGCGGTGCCGCGTTCGGGCGTGTCGTCGGAGGCGCGGCGCGCGTTGCGGCAGTTGCTGGGGGATGTGGATCGCGCGCTGGCCACGGCGTTTCGTGATGGCGCGGACGCTACGGCATTGGCGCATCGGCGCAGTGAATCCGTGCAGCGCGTGGTGGTGCATGTCTGGACGGCTTGCCTGGGCGACGTCAACGACGCGGCGTTGTTCGCGGTGGGCGGCTTTGGTCGCGGCTTGCTGTTTCCGCATTCGGATGTGGATCTGCTCGCCCTGGTGGGGCCGTCGGAACCGGCGCGCCTGCGTGCGCTGGAGCAATGCTTTGCCACGCTGTGGGATATCGCTCTGAAGGTGGGGCACGCGGTGCGCGATCTCGCGCAGTGCCGCGCGCTGGCGAAGCAAGATGCCAGCGTGTTCACCAGCCTGCTCGATGCGCGACGGCTGGTGGGTGATCCGGCCATGGAGGAGGGGCTGAAGGCCATCGTCAACGATCCCGCGATGTGGCCGCCGGCGGACTATCTCGCCGTGCGCCTGGCCGAGCGCGACACCCGCCATGCGCGCTACAACGACACGGCGTACAACCTTGAGCCCAATATCAAGGATGGCCCCGGCGGCTTGCGCACGCTCGACGCGTTGCGCTGGCTGGGGCGCAGGCTGGCGCACGCGGAAGACTTCGACGACATGGTTGCCGAGGGTCTGCTCGACCCGGCGGAGAAGGACACGCTCGAACAGTCCGAGGCGACATTGCGACGTTACCGTTTCGCTTTGCATCTGGAAGCCGGCCGGGCGGAAGAGCGCCTGTTGTTCGACTACCAGCGTGCGCTGGCGGCGCGGCTGGGCTTCGAGGACGAGCACGAAAAGAATCTCGGCGTCGAACAGTTCATGCAGGGCTATTACCGCGCGGCGAGCCAGGTGGAGCGGCTGGGCGTGCAGATCGCCGAGCGTTTCGAGGAAATGCTGGAGCCGCCGTCCGATCCGCGTGCCGTGGGCGATGACTTCATCCGCTATGGCAAGCGCCTGGCGGTACGCGATCCCGATCTGTTCATGCGTCGGCCCGCGTCGCTGGTCGAGGCATTCATCGCGCGACTGGGTGAGCCGGGCATCACCGGATTCACGGCGGAAACCATGCGCCGCCTGCATCAGGCATCCGCAGTGCTCGATCGCACGCTGGCGGACGATCCCGAGGTGCTGGCGGCATTCCTGCGCCTGTTGCAACTCGGCGCGCCGGCGGTGGAAGCCTTGTGGCGCATGAATCGCCACGGCCTGCTGGCGGCGATCCTGCCGGCCTTCGGCAAGGTGTTCGGCCGCATGCAGTACGACCTGTTCCACGTTTATACCGTGGACGAGCACACGCTGCGCGTGCTGCGCAATGTCGCGCGCTTCGCGGATGCGGAGGCTGCCAATGATTTCCCCATCGCCTGCAAGATCTGGCCGACCTTGCCCAAGCCGGAGCTGTTGTTGCTGGCGGCGCTGTTCCATGACATCGCCAAGGGGCGCGGTGGCGATCATTCCATGCTGGGCGAGGAAGAGGCGCTCGCCTTCGGTCACCGCCTTGGCCTGCCGGAGGAGGATATCCAGCTGGTTGCGTGGCTGGTGCGCTGGCATCTGCTGATGAGCACGACGGCGCAGCGGCAGGACATCACCGACCCCGACGTGGTGAATCGCTTCGCCGAAACAGTGGGCGAGCCCGAACGGTTGGATTACCTGTACCTGCTCACCATCGCCGACATCATCGGCACGAGTCCCAAGCTGTGGAACGGCTGGAAGGATCGCCTGCTTTCGGATCTCTACACGGCCACGCGCTACGTGTTGCGCAGCGACGATGAACTGCCTTCCGACGCGGATGCGCGCGTGCGCAGTTGTCGTGAGCAGGCCCAGGTACTGCTGGAGCAGGAGGGATTCGACGCCGACCAGTACCAGCGCATTTGGCGTGGTTTTCCCGAATCGAGCTTCCTGCGCCATCGGCCCGAACAGATCGCCTGGCAGACAGCGGCCATCGTGCGTGCGAAGGGCGAGACGCCGCTGGTCGAGGTGCATCCGAAGTCGGTGCGCGGCACCACGGAGCTGTTTGTTTATGTGCCCGATCGCGACGGCCTGTTCGCTGCCGTCACGGCCATGCTCGATCGCCTGCATTTCTCCGTGATGGAAGCACGTATCCTCAGCTCGCCCACCGGCATGGCACTGGATACCTTCCTGCTGCTGGAAGCCGATACCCAGCAGCCTGCTACGCCGGAGCGCGCCGACGAACTGAAGCAGCGCCTGCATCGCGCGCTGTCGCAACCGGGACACGCGCACCAGCCATCACGCCGGAGCATGTCGCGGCATCTCAAGCACTTCCAGGCTACGCCCAAGATTGCTTTCAGTACGGTCCATGGCCGTACGCGGCTGGCGCTGGTGTGCAGTGATCGACCCGGCCTACTCGCGGCGGTGGCGCAGGGCATGATGGATGCCGGCGTGCGCGTGCACGACGCGCGCATCGCCACGTTCGGCGAGCGCGTGGAGGATTTCTTCCTCATCACCGACCGCCACGATGCGCCGCTCGGCATTGAGCTGCAGGATCGACTGCTGCATGCGCTGCTCGATCGTCTGGGCCCGGCCAAGGAAAAACGCGCCTGA
- the map gene encoding type I methionyl aminopeptidase, translating to MAVTLKTPQDIQGMREAGKLAAEVLAMLKEHVKPGVTTEDLDRLAYEHIVNVQKAIPANVGYNGFPKTLCTSVNHVICHGIPTPGKVLKDGDIINLDVTVIRDGWHGDTSRMYFVGTPSVLAKRLVDTTFEAMMQGIQAVRPGATLGDVGAAIQKHAEAAGFSIVREYCGHGIGKVYHDEPQVLHYGRVGTGLELKKGMTFTVEPMVNAGKPQTKQLPDGWTVVTKDHSLSAQWEHTIAVTDDGFEILTPWPDAA from the coding sequence ATGGCAGTCACCCTTAAAACCCCCCAAGACATCCAGGGCATGCGCGAGGCCGGCAAGCTGGCCGCCGAAGTGCTCGCCATGCTCAAGGAACACGTCAAGCCCGGCGTGACCACCGAGGACCTCGATCGCCTCGCCTACGAACACATTGTGAACGTGCAGAAGGCCATTCCGGCGAACGTGGGCTACAACGGCTTCCCGAAGACGCTGTGCACCTCGGTCAACCACGTCATCTGCCACGGCATTCCGACGCCGGGCAAGGTGCTGAAGGACGGCGACATCATCAACCTCGACGTCACCGTCATCCGCGACGGCTGGCACGGCGACACCAGCCGCATGTACTTCGTGGGCACGCCCTCGGTGCTGGCCAAGCGCCTGGTGGACACCACCTTCGAAGCGATGATGCAGGGCATCCAGGCAGTGCGCCCGGGCGCGACCCTGGGCGACGTGGGCGCGGCGATCCAGAAGCACGCGGAAGCGGCAGGTTTCTCGATCGTGCGCGAGTACTGCGGCCACGGCATCGGCAAGGTCTACCACGATGAGCCGCAGGTGCTGCATTACGGCCGCGTGGGTACCGGCCTGGAGCTGAAGAAGGGCATGACGTTTACGGTCGAGCCGATGGTCAATGCGGGCAAGCCGCAGACCAAGCAGTTGCCCGATGGCTGGACGGTGGTGACCAAGGATCATTCGCTGTCGGCGCAGTGGGAGCACACCATTGCGGTGACGGATGACGGGTTCGAGATTTTGACGCCTTGGCCGGATGCGGCGTGA
- the rpsB gene encoding 30S ribosomal protein S2 translates to MAQVTMRQMLEAGVHFGHQTRYWNPKMAPFIFGARGKIHIINLEKTLPLFTDAMNFLSAIAQKRGTVLFVGTKRSAREPLAEEAARAGMPFVTARWLGGMLTNFRTVKQSVARLKELEAAETDGSFDRLVKHEVLARRRERDKLENSLGGIKDMNRLPDALFIIDIGHEDIAVQEAKKLGIPVIAVVDTNYNPELVDYAIPGNDDAIRAIQLYARAAADAILEGKAAAPAAAQGDANEFVELDEEGNPVAKEERKAAPRRDDRNNRGPAKKGAGAPRRDGGRGGRGGRNDESSDGE, encoded by the coding sequence ATGGCACAAGTCACCATGCGCCAGATGCTCGAAGCTGGCGTGCATTTCGGTCACCAGACCCGTTACTGGAACCCGAAGATGGCCCCGTTCATCTTTGGCGCCCGCGGCAAGATCCACATCATCAACCTCGAGAAGACGCTGCCGCTCTTCACCGACGCGATGAACTTCCTCTCGGCGATCGCGCAGAAGCGCGGCACCGTGCTGTTCGTCGGCACCAAGCGTTCGGCCCGTGAGCCGTTGGCTGAAGAAGCCGCACGCGCCGGCATGCCGTTCGTCACCGCCCGCTGGCTGGGTGGCATGCTGACCAACTTCCGTACCGTGAAGCAGTCGGTTGCCCGCCTGAAGGAACTGGAAGCCGCCGAAACCGACGGTTCGTTCGACCGCCTGGTCAAGCACGAAGTGCTGGCCCGTCGCCGCGAGCGCGACAAGCTCGAGAACTCGCTGGGCGGCATCAAGGACATGAACCGCCTGCCGGACGCCCTCTTCATCATCGACATCGGTCATGAAGACATCGCCGTGCAGGAAGCCAAGAAGCTCGGCATCCCGGTGATCGCCGTGGTCGACACCAACTACAACCCGGAACTGGTCGATTACGCCATCCCGGGCAACGACGACGCCATCCGCGCCATCCAGCTGTACGCCCGTGCCGCTGCTGACGCCATCCTGGAAGGCAAGGCCGCTGCGCCGGCTGCCGCCCAGGGCGACGCCAACGAGTTCGTCGAACTCGACGAAGAAGGCAACCCGGTTGCCAAGGAAGAGCGCAAGGCTGCCCCGCGCCGTGACGACCGCAACAACCGCGGTCCGGCCAAGAAGGGTGCTGGCGCTCCGCGTCGTGACGGTGGCCGCGGTGGTCGCGGTGGCCGCAACGACGAGTCGTCGGACGGCGAGTAA
- the tsf gene encoding translation elongation factor Ts — translation MTAISAKLVSELRERSGAGMMDCKKALVENNGDIEAAVEYLRKTGLAKADKKADRVAAEGRIATAQANGKAVLVEVNSETDFVAKAPNFIQFTNEIAEAVLASGATDIDGAKAAAFPGADNVESAAKAQTATIGEKIEVRRVAHVANDGPLATYSHGGKIGVIVALKGGSEELAKGIAMHVAAMNPPHIKPEHVPAEFVAKEKEIALSQMTEKDKAKPADILEKIISGKINKIVSEVTLVGQPYVLDTNTTVGDVLKKEGADVVAVVRLAVGEGIEKVQEDYLAEVAKAMQG, via the coding sequence ATGACCGCCATTTCCGCAAAACTGGTTAGCGAACTGCGCGAGCGCTCCGGCGCCGGCATGATGGATTGCAAAAAGGCGCTGGTCGAAAACAACGGCGACATCGAAGCCGCTGTGGAATACCTGCGCAAGACCGGCCTGGCCAAGGCTGACAAGAAGGCCGATCGCGTGGCCGCCGAAGGTCGCATCGCTACCGCCCAGGCCAACGGCAAGGCCGTGCTAGTCGAAGTGAACAGCGAAACCGACTTCGTCGCCAAGGCGCCGAACTTCATCCAGTTCACCAACGAAATCGCCGAGGCCGTGCTGGCGTCGGGCGCTACCGACATCGACGGCGCCAAGGCCGCTGCCTTCCCGGGCGCCGACAACGTCGAGTCCGCCGCCAAGGCCCAGACCGCCACCATCGGCGAGAAGATCGAAGTGCGTCGCGTGGCCCACGTGGCAAACGACGGCCCGCTGGCGACCTACTCGCACGGCGGCAAGATCGGCGTGATCGTGGCGCTCAAGGGCGGCTCGGAAGAGCTGGCCAAGGGCATCGCCATGCACGTGGCCGCCATGAACCCGCCGCACATCAAGCCGGAGCACGTCCCGGCCGAGTTTGTCGCGAAGGAAAAGGAAATCGCGCTGAGCCAGATGACCGAGAAGGACAAGGCCAAGCCGGCCGACATCCTGGAAAAGATCATCTCCGGCAAGATCAACAAGATCGTCTCGGAAGTGACCCTGGTTGGTCAGCCGTACGTGCTGGACACCAACACCACCGTGGGTGACGTCCTGAAGAAGGAAGGCGCTGACGTTGTGGCCGTGGTTCGCCTGGCCGTGGGCGAAGGCATCGAGAAGGTGCAGGAAGACTATCTGGCCGAAGTGGCCAAGGCGATGCAGGGCTAA
- the pyrH gene encoding UMP kinase has translation MSEPLKYRRILLKLSGEALMGEADYGIDPKVIGRLADEIIEVQKAGIQIGVVIGGGNIFRGAGLAAAGMDRVTGDHMGMLATVMNALAMQDAIERRGGFARVMSAIPIHDVAEDFIRRRATRHIEKGRIVLFAAGTGNPFFTTDSAAALRAVEVGADLLLKATKVDGVYTADPARHADATRYDTLTYDQVIERKLAVMDTAAIALCRDHGMPLRIYDMTVPGNLMNIMRGEHIGTLVSEH, from the coding sequence ATGAGCGAACCTCTTAAGTACCGCCGTATCCTGCTCAAACTCTCCGGTGAAGCTCTCATGGGCGAGGCCGATTACGGCATCGACCCCAAGGTTATCGGCCGACTGGCCGACGAGATCATCGAAGTACAGAAAGCCGGCATCCAGATCGGCGTCGTCATCGGCGGCGGCAACATCTTCCGTGGTGCAGGCCTGGCGGCTGCGGGCATGGACCGCGTCACCGGCGACCACATGGGCATGCTGGCCACCGTGATGAACGCCCTGGCCATGCAGGACGCCATCGAGCGTCGCGGCGGTTTCGCCCGCGTGATGAGCGCCATCCCGATCCACGATGTCGCGGAAGACTTCATCCGTCGCCGCGCCACGCGCCACATCGAAAAGGGCCGCATCGTGCTGTTCGCCGCCGGCACCGGCAACCCGTTCTTCACCACCGACTCGGCCGCTGCACTGCGTGCCGTGGAAGTGGGCGCGGACCTGCTGCTGAAGGCGACCAAGGTGGATGGCGTGTACACCGCCGATCCGGCCCGCCATGCCGACGCCACGCGCTACGACACACTCACCTACGACCAGGTGATCGAGCGCAAGCTCGCCGTGATGGACACGGCCGCCATCGCGCTTTGCCGCGACCATGGCATGCCGCTGCGCATCTACGACATGACCGTGCCGGGCAACCTCATGAACATCATGCGCGGCGAACACATCGGCACTCTGGTCAGCGAACACTGA
- the frr gene encoding ribosome recycling factor, with protein sequence MLNDIKNDAQTRMGKSIDSLRHSLTRLRTGRASTALVDGIKVPYYGSDMPLNQVATVALGDSRSIIITPFEKTLVAPIEKAIMASDIGITPNTAGTTIRLNMPPLTEERRRELAKHVAHEGEEAKIAIRNVRRDAMQQVKDLLKEKLITEDDERKAEDEIQKLTDRFVKDVDAVVKTKEEELMAL encoded by the coding sequence ATGCTTAACGACATCAAGAACGATGCCCAGACCCGCATGGGCAAGAGCATCGACTCGCTCAGGCACAGCCTGACCCGTCTGCGCACGGGTCGCGCCAGCACCGCGCTGGTGGACGGCATCAAGGTGCCCTACTACGGCTCGGACATGCCGCTGAACCAGGTGGCTACGGTCGCCCTGGGCGATTCGCGCTCTATCATCATCACGCCGTTCGAGAAGACCCTGGTGGCTCCGATCGAAAAGGCCATCATGGCCTCGGACATCGGCATCACGCCCAATACCGCCGGCACCACCATCCGCCTCAACATGCCGCCGCTCACCGAAGAGCGTCGCCGCGAGCTGGCCAAGCACGTGGCACATGAAGGTGAGGAAGCCAAGATCGCCATCCGCAACGTGCGTCGCGACGCCATGCAGCAGGTCAAGGATCTGCTCAAGGAAAAGCTGATCACCGAAGACGATGAGCGCAAGGCCGAAGACGAAATCCAGAAGCTCACCGACCGTTTCGTCAAGGACGTCGACGCCGTCGTGAAGACCAAGGAAGAGGAGTTGATGGCGCTCTGA
- the uppS gene encoding polyprenyl diphosphate synthase — translation MTSADNARIPRHIAIVMDGNGRWAKLRHRPRTFGHNAGRKAVRTTVEACLRQGVKVLTLFAFSSENWQRPQDEVGALMELFVRALDKEVDELHGNGVRLRFVGDLASFEPGLRQRMLAAMARTAGNDALHLNVAVSYGGRWDIVQAARKAAESVARGELRAEEIDENLLGHFMCLADLPPLDLFIRTGGECRVSNFLLWQLAYAELHFTDTLWPDFDEASLKSAIDDYARRERRFGKTGEQVAKA, via the coding sequence ATGACCAGCGCCGATAACGCGCGCATACCGCGCCACATCGCCATCGTGATGGATGGCAACGGTCGCTGGGCGAAGCTCCGCCACCGGCCGCGCACGTTCGGCCACAACGCCGGCCGCAAGGCCGTGCGTACCACGGTCGAAGCCTGCCTGCGCCAGGGCGTCAAGGTACTCACCCTCTTCGCGTTCTCCAGCGAAAACTGGCAGCGTCCACAGGATGAAGTCGGCGCGTTGATGGAACTGTTCGTGCGTGCGCTCGACAAGGAAGTGGACGAGCTGCACGGCAATGGTGTGCGCCTGCGCTTCGTCGGCGACCTGGCCAGTTTCGAGCCGGGCCTGCGCCAGCGCATGCTGGCCGCCATGGCGCGTACCGCCGGCAACGATGCCCTGCACCTCAACGTGGCCGTGAGCTACGGCGGTCGCTGGGACATCGTGCAGGCTGCACGCAAGGCTGCCGAATCGGTGGCACGTGGCGAGCTGCGCGCCGAAGAGATCGACGAGAACCTGCTTGGCCATTTCATGTGCCTGGCCGACCTGCCGCCGCTGGACCTGTTCATCCGCACGGGTGGCGAGTGCCGCGTCAGCAACTTCCTGTTGTGGCAGCTTGCCTACGCAGAGCTGCACTTTACCGATACCCTGTGGCCGGACTTCGACGAGGCCAGCCTGAAGAGCGCCATCGACGATTACGCCCGCCGCGAACGCCGCTTCGGCAAGACCGGCGAACAAGTCGCAAAAGCATGA
- a CDS encoding phosphatidate cytidylyltransferase yields the protein MLLQRTLTALLLAPLVILMILLAPTGVFAALVAIAFLGAMWEWTRLSGLKDTVPRTALLALTVIVLVLCWLVRGSVWWPVLIGAGVGWWIVVCQWLRHFAFGAAPTRENRLMKLGAGFLVIVPAWVAVVTIHGSTECGNWWTLLALFVVWAADIGAYFSGRQFGRRKLAPTISPGKTWAGVYGAFVAGAIVTVAGGMLLGVSGGKLAGLLVLSVFTVIASIVGDLLESLMKRHAAVKDSGNLFPGHGGLLDRLDSVFAAMPVFAAGLLLLGL from the coding sequence ATGCTGCTCCAGCGCACCCTCACCGCACTGCTGCTTGCTCCGCTGGTGATCCTGATGATCCTGCTGGCGCCCACGGGCGTCTTCGCAGCGCTCGTGGCCATCGCCTTCCTGGGCGCCATGTGGGAATGGACCCGCCTGTCCGGCCTCAAGGACACCGTGCCGCGCACTGCCCTGCTGGCGCTTACCGTCATCGTGCTGGTGCTGTGCTGGCTGGTCCGCGGCAGCGTCTGGTGGCCGGTGCTGATCGGCGCAGGCGTGGGCTGGTGGATCGTGGTGTGCCAGTGGCTGCGCCACTTTGCCTTCGGCGCGGCGCCCACGCGTGAAAACAGACTGATGAAGCTCGGCGCGGGCTTCCTGGTGATCGTGCCGGCCTGGGTGGCCGTGGTGACCATCCACGGCTCGACCGAGTGCGGCAACTGGTGGACCCTGCTTGCCCTCTTCGTGGTGTGGGCGGCCGATATCGGCGCCTACTTCAGCGGCCGCCAGTTCGGCCGCCGCAAGCTGGCCCCCACCATCAGCCCGGGCAAGACCTGGGCAGGCGTCTACGGCGCCTTCGTGGCCGGTGCCATCGTCACCGTGGCCGGCGGCATGCTGCTTGGCGTGTCGGGTGGCAAGCTGGCCGGCCTGCTGGTGCTGTCGGTGTTCACCGTGATCGCCTCCATCGTGGGCGACCTGCTGGAAAGCCTGATGAAGCGCCACGCGGCCGTGAAGGACTCCGGCAACCTGTTCCCCGGCCATGGCGGCCTGCTTGACCGGTTGGACAGCGTCTTCGCCGCCATGCCCGTGTTCGCCGCCGGCCTGCTGCTGCTCGGCCTATGA
- a CDS encoding 1-deoxy-D-xylulose-5-phosphate reductoisomerase: MSPGLRQVAVLGATGSIGGSTLDVIARHPDRFRATVLTAHSNVAALAELCTRFRPELAVIADPALEAELARRLAAAGVRCDIASGHDAITQAVSGTLCDTVVAAIVGAAGLDSTLAAARTGKRLLLANKESIVMAGALLLEALAAGGGELIPVDSEHNAIFQCLPGGRPNLAASGVRRLILTASGGPFRGRTRADLAGVTPEQACKHPNWVMGRKISVDSATLMNKGLEVIEAHHLFGAAPDLIDVLVHPQSLVHSLVEYVDGSVLAQLGNPDMRTAIAHALAWPTRIDAGVAPLDLAACAPLAFQQPDLDTFRCLALAFQALRAGGDATAILNAANEIAVDAFLAGGLPFLGIADLVESVLTELPPQAVVDVQTLNERDRMAREAARRILRNAC; this comes from the coding sequence ATGAGCCCGGGGCTTCGCCAGGTCGCCGTGCTCGGCGCCACCGGCTCCATTGGCGGCAGCACGCTGGACGTCATCGCGCGCCACCCGGACCGATTCCGCGCCACCGTACTTACCGCCCACAGCAACGTTGCCGCACTAGCGGAGCTGTGCACGCGCTTCCGCCCTGAGCTTGCCGTCATCGCCGATCCGGCGCTGGAAGCCGAGCTGGCGCGTCGCCTTGCCGCCGCTGGCGTGCGCTGCGATATCGCCAGCGGCCACGACGCCATCACCCAGGCGGTTTCCGGCACGCTGTGCGACACGGTGGTGGCCGCCATTGTCGGTGCCGCAGGCCTCGATTCCACGCTGGCCGCCGCACGTACGGGCAAGCGCCTGCTGCTGGCGAACAAGGAATCCATCGTGATGGCCGGCGCATTGCTGCTGGAGGCGCTGGCCGCCGGCGGTGGCGAGCTGATTCCGGTGGACTCGGAACACAACGCCATCTTCCAGTGCCTGCCCGGCGGCCGACCCAATCTGGCGGCCAGTGGCGTGCGCCGCCTCATCCTCACGGCGTCCGGCGGGCCATTCCGCGGGCGCACGCGTGCCGACCTGGCTGGTGTCACCCCGGAACAGGCCTGCAAGCACCCCAACTGGGTGATGGGCCGCAAGATTTCGGTGGATTCGGCCACCTTGATGAACAAAGGCCTCGAGGTGATCGAGGCGCACCACCTGTTCGGCGCCGCCCCGGACCTGATCGACGTGCTGGTTCACCCGCAGAGCCTGGTGCACTCGCTGGTGGAGTACGTGGACGGCTCGGTGCTCGCCCAGCTGGGCAACCCGGACATGCGCACGGCGATCGCCCATGCGCTTGCCTGGCCGACCCGCATCGACGCGGGCGTGGCCCCGCTGGACCTGGCTGCCTGTGCCCCGCTGGCTTTCCAGCAGCCGGACCTGGACACGTTCCGCTGCCTTGCACTGGCCTTCCAGGCGCTGCGCGCTGGCGGCGATGCCACGGCCATCCTCAACGCCGCCAATGAAATCGCCGTGGACGCCTTCCTGGCCGGCGGCCTCCCCTTCCTCGGCATTGCCGATCTCGTCGAGAGCGTACTTACGGAACTGCCGCCGCAAGCTGTGGTCGATGTCCAGACCCTGAATGAACGCGACCGGATGGCCCGAGAGGCCGCCCGCCGCATCCTTCGCAACGCGTGCTGA
- the rseP gene encoding RIP metalloprotease RseP: MNSVFGSVFWLLVTLGVLVTFHEFGHYWVARRCGVKVLRFSVGFGKAIWKRIGKDGTEYQVAMIPLGGYVKMLDAREGEVDPALAGQEFTGKPVWQRIAIVAAGPGFNLIFTLFAFWLMFLVGKPDVAPVIAAAPQSIAAEAGVHTGDRILSVDGHAVATWSDSMDAIVNGLLGRDPLPVQVRGTDGTTRNLVLPLNQLPAGQDIGQYLDKLGLKLAPSPAIVGNVLAGKPAASGGMQGGDRIVSLNGTAIESFEQFQRMVPQEAVKSPTLAIVVERAGKTVPLSITARMESLEGQPSAWVIGVKFAEREQAILRYGPLKAMQASLETTWNSAASTFNMIGKMLTGQASTKNLSGVIGIAQVANASASMGVGWFFSFLALVSLSLAILNLMPIPVLDGGWLLYYLIELVKGSPVSERTMMAGQYVGLVMLFTLMGLAFYNDIHRFLPS; the protein is encoded by the coding sequence ATGAATAGTGTATTTGGCTCAGTGTTTTGGTTGCTCGTCACGCTCGGCGTGCTGGTGACCTTTCACGAATTTGGACACTACTGGGTAGCACGGCGCTGCGGCGTCAAGGTGCTGCGTTTCTCCGTGGGCTTCGGCAAGGCCATCTGGAAGCGCATCGGCAAGGACGGCACCGAGTACCAGGTCGCCATGATCCCGCTGGGCGGCTACGTGAAGATGCTCGACGCCCGCGAGGGCGAGGTCGATCCCGCACTGGCCGGCCAGGAGTTCACCGGCAAGCCAGTGTGGCAGCGCATCGCCATCGTAGCGGCCGGCCCCGGCTTCAATCTGATCTTCACCCTCTTCGCGTTCTGGCTGATGTTCCTGGTGGGCAAGCCGGACGTGGCCCCTGTCATCGCCGCCGCGCCGCAGAGCATCGCCGCCGAAGCCGGCGTGCACACGGGCGATCGCATCCTGAGCGTCGACGGCCACGCCGTGGCAACCTGGAGCGACTCCATGGACGCCATCGTCAACGGCCTGCTCGGCCGTGACCCGCTGCCTGTGCAGGTACGCGGCACCGATGGCACCACGCGCAACCTGGTGCTGCCGCTCAATCAGCTCCCGGCCGGCCAGGACATTGGCCAATACCTCGACAAGCTGGGCCTGAAGCTTGCGCCGTCGCCCGCCATCGTGGGCAATGTGCTGGCGGGCAAGCCCGCCGCCAGCGGCGGCATGCAGGGCGGCGATCGCATCGTGAGCCTCAACGGCACGGCCATCGAAAGTTTCGAGCAGTTCCAGCGCATGGTGCCGCAGGAAGCCGTCAAGTCGCCCACGCTGGCCATCGTGGTGGAGCGCGCCGGCAAGACGGTGCCGCTATCCATCACAGCGCGCATGGAGTCACTGGAAGGCCAGCCGAGCGCCTGGGTGATCGGCGTGAAGTTCGCCGAGCGCGAACAGGCCATCCTTCGCTACGGCCCCCTGAAAGCCATGCAGGCCTCGCTGGAAACCACCTGGAACAGCGCCGCCTCCACCTTCAACATGATCGGCAAGATGCTGACCGGACAGGCTTCCACCAAGAACCTTTCCGGCGTGATCGGTATCGCCCAGGTCGCCAATGCGTCGGCCAGCATGGGGGTCGGCTGGTTCTTCAGCTTCCTTGCGCTGGTGTCGCTAAGTCTTGCGATCCTCAACCTCATGCCTATTCCCGTCTTGGACGGTGGTTGGCTGCTGTATTACCTTATTGAGTTGGTCAAGGGCAGCCCCGTCAGCGAACGCACCATGATGGCCGGTCAGTATGTCGGCCTGGTCATGCTGTTCACGTTGATGGGATTGGCTTTCTACAACGACATCCATCGCTTCCTGCCTTCGTGA